A part of Capsicum annuum cultivar UCD-10X-F1 chromosome 6, UCD10Xv1.1, whole genome shotgun sequence genomic DNA contains:
- the LOC107873587 gene encoding 40S ribosomal protein S4, with amino-acid sequence MARGLKKHLKRLNAPKHWMLDKLGGAFAPKPSSGPHKSRECLPLIIILRNRLKYALTYREVISILMQRQVLVDGKVRTDKTYPAGFMDVVSIPKTNESFRLLYDTKGRFRLHSLRDEEAKFKLCKVRSVQFGQKGIPYLNTYDGRTIRYPDPLIKANDTIKLDLESNKIVDFIKFDVGNVVMVTGGRNRGRVGVIKNREKHKGSFETVHIQDAQGHEFATRLGNVFTLGKGTKPWVSLPKGKGIKLSIIEEARKRLAAQSATTA; translated from the exons CTCCCAAGCCGTCTTCTGGTCCGCACAAATCAAGGGAATGCCTGCCATTGATCATTATCTTGCGAAACAGGTTGAAGTATGCTCTCACATACCGAGAGGTGATCTCTATTCTGATGCAACGACAAGTTCTGGTTGATGGGAAAGTTAGGACAGACAAGACATATCCAGCGGGTTTCATGG ATGTTGTTTCAATTCCAAAGACTAATGAGAGCTTCCGTCTCCTTTATGACACCAAGGGCCGATTTCGTCTTCACTCACTCAGGGATGAGGAAGCCAAG TTTAAGCTTTGCAAGGTCCGCTCGGTGCAGTTTGGTCAGAAGGGGATTCCATACTTGAACACTTACGATGGAAGAACAATCCGCTATCCTGATCCTCTCATTAAGGCCAACGATACAATAAAGCTGGACTTGGAATCTAACAAGATTGTTGATTTCATCAAGTTTGACGTTGGCAATGTTGTGATGGTGACTGGAGGTAGAAACAGAGGACGTGTTGGTGTTATTAAGAACCGGGAGAAGCATAAGGGTAGCTTTGAGACCGTCCACATTCAGGATGCACAAGGTCATGAATTTGCTACACGTTTGGGTAATGTGTTCACTCTTGGCAAGGGTACTAAGCCGTGGGTTTCACTACCTAAAGGTAAAGGAATTAAGTTGTCCATCATTGAGGAGGCACGGAAGAGGCTGGCTGCACAATCCGCCACCACTGCTTAA